A single genomic interval of Streptomyces sp. 1222.5 harbors:
- a CDS encoding long-chain fatty acid--CoA ligase — MSDTQTLIENRPPSVAALFLERVAATPDAEAYRYPVPSASGQGPDEWRSLSWAQASERVYAIAAGLIELGVQPEQRVALASSTRVEWILADLGIMCAGGATTTIYPQTNADESAFILSDSESRVLIAEDAAQVAKAVEKRAELPELAKVVVVDPAGVESDDWVITLDELERRGAAYLEKHPQLIKERVGAITREQLATLIYTSGTTGRPKGVRLPHDNWAYMAKAIASTGLVTLDDVQYLWLPLAHVFGKVLTSGQIEVGHVTAVDGRVDKIIENLPVVQPTYMAAVPRIFEKVYNGVAAKAREGGAAKYKIFQWAAEVSREYAKVTQDNFRRTGTASVPFGLAAKHKVADTLVYAKLREAFGGRLRACVSGASALAPEIGYFFAGAGIHILEGYGLTESSAASFVNPGEAYRTGTVGKPLPGTEVRIADDGEILLRGPGIMEGYHGLPEKTAEVLESDGWFHTGDIGELSPDGYLRITDRKKDLIKTSGGKYVAPAEVEGQFKGVCPYVSNILVHGADRNYCTALIALDELAIQDWAKENGLAGKSYAEIVAAPQTVEMVDGYVQELNAGLQRWQTIKKFRLLPRDLDVEHGEITPSLKLKRPVVEREYKHLIDGMYAGTREG; from the coding sequence GTGAGCGACACACAGACCCTGATCGAGAACCGTCCGCCGTCCGTGGCGGCCCTCTTCCTGGAGCGCGTCGCGGCCACACCGGACGCCGAGGCCTACCGGTACCCGGTGCCGTCGGCCTCCGGGCAGGGACCCGACGAGTGGAGGTCGCTCAGCTGGGCCCAGGCGTCCGAGCGCGTGTACGCGATCGCGGCCGGGCTCATCGAACTGGGCGTGCAGCCCGAACAGCGGGTGGCGCTCGCCTCGTCCACCCGGGTGGAGTGGATCCTCGCCGACCTCGGCATCATGTGCGCCGGCGGCGCCACGACCACGATCTACCCGCAGACCAACGCCGACGAGTCGGCGTTCATCCTCTCCGACTCCGAGAGCCGGGTGCTGATCGCCGAGGACGCCGCCCAGGTCGCCAAGGCGGTCGAGAAGCGTGCCGAGCTGCCCGAGCTGGCGAAGGTCGTCGTCGTCGACCCGGCCGGTGTCGAGTCGGACGACTGGGTGATCACCCTCGACGAGCTGGAGCGGCGCGGCGCCGCGTACCTGGAGAAGCACCCGCAGCTGATCAAGGAGCGGGTCGGCGCGATCACCAGGGAGCAGCTCGCCACCCTCATCTACACCTCCGGCACCACCGGCCGCCCCAAGGGCGTGCGCCTGCCGCACGACAACTGGGCCTACATGGCGAAGGCGATCGCGTCGACCGGCCTGGTCACCCTGGACGACGTGCAGTACCTGTGGCTGCCGCTCGCCCACGTCTTCGGCAAGGTGCTCACCTCCGGGCAGATCGAGGTCGGGCACGTGACCGCCGTGGACGGCCGCGTCGACAAGATCATCGAGAACCTGCCGGTGGTGCAGCCGACGTACATGGCGGCCGTGCCCCGCATCTTCGAGAAGGTCTACAACGGCGTCGCCGCCAAGGCCCGGGAGGGCGGCGCCGCCAAGTACAAGATCTTCCAGTGGGCCGCCGAGGTCTCGCGCGAGTACGCCAAGGTCACCCAGGACAACTTCCGCCGCACCGGCACCGCCTCGGTACCCTTCGGGCTCGCCGCCAAGCACAAGGTCGCCGACACCCTCGTCTACGCCAAGCTCCGCGAGGCCTTCGGCGGCCGGCTGCGCGCCTGCGTCTCCGGCGCCTCCGCGCTCGCCCCGGAGATCGGTTACTTCTTCGCCGGCGCCGGCATCCACATCCTGGAGGGCTACGGCCTCACCGAGTCCTCCGCGGCCTCCTTCGTCAACCCCGGCGAGGCATACCGCACCGGCACCGTCGGCAAGCCGCTGCCCGGCACCGAGGTCCGCATCGCCGACGACGGCGAGATCCTGCTGCGCGGCCCCGGCATCATGGAGGGCTACCACGGGCTGCCCGAGAAGACCGCCGAGGTGCTGGAGTCCGACGGCTGGTTCCACACCGGTGACATCGGCGAGCTGTCGCCCGACGGCTACCTGCGGATCACCGACCGCAAGAAGGACCTCATCAAGACCTCCGGCGGCAAGTACGTGGCGCCGGCCGAGGTCGAGGGCCAGTTCAAGGGCGTGTGCCCGTACGTCTCCAACATCCTCGTGCACGGCGCCGACCGGAACTACTGCACCGCCCTGATCGCCCTGGACGAGCTCGCGATCCAGGACTGGGCGAAGGAGAACGGACTGGCCGGCAAGTCGTACGCGGAGATCGTCGCGGCGCCGCAGACCGTCGAAATGGTCGACGGTTACGTCCAGGAGCTCAACGCGGGTCTCCAGCGCTGGCAGACCATCAAGAAGTTCCGTCTGCTGCCCCGCGACCTCGACGTGGAGCACGGCGAGATCACGCCGAGCCTGAAGCTCAAGCGGCCGGTGGTGGAGCGCGAGTACAAGCACCTCATCGACGGCATGTACGCGGGCACCCGCGAGGGCTGA
- a CDS encoding SpoIIE family protein phosphatase yields MAAIPAQRESEAPHREVRGRTTLPGSPLAPGSARGLVRAALAEVPEVSARLADDAMAVVSELVTNAVVHAGTDVEVDWRLEETGAFVVEVRDRHPSRAPRDPLGGEVPHDAAEHGRGLRLVATLAESWGVTYRKGAKTVWARLPPGGSEATDGPASGPALDVAEDLAPQPPRTGGDRDWLGRGALSFLAEASDLLAGQLDENLVAALTGQLIVPRLADWCAIWLEDEASARGGTGGGPARVWHASEARIEELRCALEKDPPCPRDGLRSGPEHYPWPGDALGPRGADGTALAYRLIAGGRPLGTLVIGRCGPARFPDEVTGLVEDLSRRVALAVGAARQYARQATISAVLQRGLLPGAVAEIPGVRSALVYEPCDKGGPSGDFYDLFPAGDGRWCFAVGDVQGKGPEAAVVIGLARPWLRLLAREGYRVADVLDRLNQLLLDDATEAADAAARALVAAGGRPVVPGDGPQTRFLSLLYGELTPHEGGVRCTLASAGHPLPLVLGPDGGVRSVARPQTLLGVVEDETYTSDTVDLRPGDSLLCVTDGVTERRSGSRQFDDDDGLARALSGCAGLGAELIAERIRRLVHDFGGGLPEDDLALLVLQAE; encoded by the coding sequence ATGGCGGCCATACCCGCGCAGCGGGAGAGCGAGGCCCCGCACCGTGAGGTCCGGGGCCGGACCACGCTGCCCGGGAGCCCCCTCGCGCCGGGGTCGGCCCGCGGACTGGTGCGGGCCGCGCTGGCCGAGGTGCCCGAGGTGTCCGCCCGGCTCGCCGACGACGCCATGGCCGTCGTCAGCGAGCTCGTCACCAACGCCGTCGTGCACGCCGGCACCGACGTGGAGGTCGACTGGCGGCTGGAGGAGACCGGCGCGTTCGTCGTGGAGGTCCGCGACCGGCACCCCTCCCGCGCCCCGCGCGACCCCCTCGGCGGTGAGGTGCCCCACGACGCCGCCGAGCACGGCCGTGGGCTGCGGCTGGTCGCCACCCTCGCCGAGTCCTGGGGCGTCACCTACCGCAAGGGCGCCAAGACGGTCTGGGCGCGGCTTCCCCCGGGCGGCAGCGAGGCGACGGACGGCCCCGCATCCGGCCCGGCCCTGGACGTCGCCGAGGACCTCGCCCCGCAGCCGCCCCGCACCGGCGGCGACCGGGACTGGCTCGGCCGGGGCGCGCTGTCCTTCCTCGCCGAGGCCTCCGATCTGCTCGCCGGACAGCTGGACGAGAACCTGGTCGCCGCCCTCACCGGCCAGCTGATCGTGCCCCGGCTCGCCGACTGGTGCGCGATCTGGCTGGAGGACGAGGCCTCCGCTCGCGGCGGCACCGGCGGCGGCCCGGCACGGGTCTGGCACGCCAGCGAGGCCCGCATCGAAGAGCTGCGGTGCGCCCTGGAGAAGGATCCGCCGTGCCCCCGGGACGGGCTGCGCTCCGGCCCGGAGCACTACCCCTGGCCCGGTGATGCGCTCGGCCCGCGGGGCGCCGACGGCACGGCGCTCGCGTACCGGCTGATCGCGGGTGGCCGGCCGCTCGGCACGCTGGTCATCGGCCGCTGCGGACCGGCCCGGTTCCCCGACGAGGTCACCGGGCTCGTGGAGGACCTGAGCAGGCGGGTCGCCCTCGCCGTCGGCGCGGCCCGCCAGTACGCCCGCCAGGCCACGATCAGCGCCGTCCTCCAGCGCGGCCTGCTGCCCGGCGCGGTCGCCGAGATCCCCGGTGTGCGCAGCGCGCTCGTGTACGAGCCGTGCGACAAGGGCGGCCCGAGCGGGGACTTCTACGACCTCTTCCCGGCCGGCGACGGCCGCTGGTGCTTCGCCGTCGGTGACGTTCAGGGCAAGGGCCCCGAGGCCGCCGTGGTGATCGGTCTCGCCCGCCCCTGGCTCCGGCTCCTGGCCCGCGAGGGCTACCGCGTCGCCGACGTCCTCGACCGCCTCAACCAGCTCCTCCTCGACGACGCCACCGAGGCCGCCGACGCCGCGGCCCGCGCCCTGGTCGCCGCCGGCGGTCGGCCCGTGGTGCCCGGCGACGGCCCGCAGACCCGCTTCCTGTCCCTGCTCTACGGCGAACTGACACCGCACGAGGGCGGGGTCCGCTGCACCCTCGCCTCTGCCGGGCACCCGCTGCCGCTCGTCCTCGGCCCCGACGGCGGCGTGCGCTCCGTCGCCCGGCCGCAGACCCTGCTCGGCGTGGTCGAGGACGAGACGTACACCAGCGACACCGTCGACCTGCGGCCCGGCGACAGTCTGCTGTGCGTCACCGACGGGGTGACCGAGCGCCGCTCCGGCTCCCGCCAGTTCGACGACGACGACGGCCTCGCCCGTGCCCTGTCCGGCTGCGCCGGGCTCGGCGCCGAGCTGATCGCGGAAAGGATCCGCCGCCTGGTCCACGACTTCGGCGGCGGCCTCCCCGAGGACGATCTGGCCCTGCTGGTGCTCCAGGCGGAGTGA
- the hemW gene encoding radical SAM family heme chaperone HemW, whose translation MPSALPDGEPVPDDGALPVPALAGAAERPLGFYLHVPYCATRCGYCDFNTYTATELRGTGGVLASRDNYADTLIDEIRLARKVLGDDPREVRTVFVGGGTPTLLAAGDLVRMLAAVRTEFGLAPDAEITTEANPESVDPAYLATLREGGFNRVSFGMQSARQHVLRTLDRTHTPGRPERCVAEARAAGFEHVNLDLIYGTPGESDDDWRASLDAAIGAGPDHVSAYALIVEEGTQLARRIRRGEIPMTDDDAHADRYLIADETLSAAGFAWYEVSNWATSRAGRCLHNELYWRGADWWGAGPGAHSHVGGVRWWNVKHPGAYAAALASGRSPGAGREVLSDEDRRVERILLELRLSEGAPLDLLKEAGLAASRRALSDGLLQAGPYDEGRAVLTLRGRLLADAVVRDLVD comes from the coding sequence ATGCCTTCCGCACTTCCCGACGGCGAGCCCGTCCCCGACGACGGCGCGCTGCCCGTCCCCGCGCTCGCCGGCGCCGCCGAGCGGCCCCTCGGGTTCTATCTGCACGTCCCGTACTGCGCGACCCGCTGCGGCTACTGCGACTTCAACACCTACACCGCGACCGAGCTGCGCGGCACCGGCGGTGTGCTCGCCTCCCGCGACAACTACGCGGACACCCTGATCGACGAGATCCGCCTCGCCCGTAAGGTCCTCGGCGACGACCCGCGCGAGGTCCGCACGGTCTTCGTCGGCGGCGGCACGCCCACGCTGCTCGCCGCCGGCGACCTGGTCCGCATGCTGGCCGCCGTCCGCACCGAGTTCGGCCTGGCGCCGGACGCGGAGATCACCACGGAGGCCAACCCGGAGTCGGTGGACCCCGCGTACCTGGCCACCCTCCGCGAGGGTGGCTTCAACCGTGTCTCCTTCGGCATGCAGAGCGCGCGGCAGCACGTACTGCGGACACTCGACCGGACCCACACCCCGGGCCGCCCCGAGCGCTGCGTCGCCGAGGCACGGGCGGCAGGCTTCGAGCACGTCAACCTCGACCTGATCTACGGCACCCCGGGGGAGAGCGACGACGACTGGCGGGCCTCGCTGGACGCCGCGATCGGTGCCGGACCGGACCACGTCAGCGCGTACGCGCTCATCGTCGAGGAGGGCACCCAGCTCGCCCGGCGCATCCGCCGGGGCGAGATCCCGATGACGGACGACGACGCCCACGCCGACCGGTACCTGATCGCGGACGAGACCCTGTCGGCGGCGGGCTTCGCGTGGTACGAGGTCTCCAACTGGGCGACCTCGCGGGCGGGCCGGTGCCTGCACAACGAGCTGTACTGGCGGGGCGCCGACTGGTGGGGCGCGGGCCCGGGCGCCCACAGCCACGTCGGCGGAGTGCGCTGGTGGAACGTGAAGCACCCGGGCGCGTACGCGGCGGCGCTCGCGTCGGGGCGGTCGCCGGGCGCCGGGCGTGAGGTGCTGTCGGACGAGGACCGCCGGGTGGAGCGGATCCTGCTGGAGCTGAGGCTCAGCGAGGGCGCGCCGCTGGACCTGCTGAAGGAGGCGGGCCTCGCGGCCTCCCGCCGCGCCCTGTCGGACGGCCTGCTCCAGGCGGGGCCGTACGACGAGGGGCGCGCGGTGCTCACGCTGCGCGGGCGGCTGCTGGCCGACGCGGTGGTGCGGGACCTGGTCGACTGA
- a CDS encoding DUF3097 domain-containing protein translates to MRPPASHHRPSPEGPSGPRPRAYSADLTPPWKKPKPVPEVAADPGLVVEEAGTGFCGAVIRCEAGTVTLEDRFGKHRVFPLEPRGFLLEGGVVTLVRPAAGPVRPTRTASGSVAVPGARARVARAGRIYVEGRHDAELVERVWGDDLRIEGVVVEYLEGVDDLPSIVAEFAPGPDARLGVLVDHLVPGTKEWRIAESVTSGHALVVGHPYIDIWQAVKPSSLGIAGWPTVPRGQDWKTGVCRALGWPENTGAAWQSILSRVRSYKDLEPELLGRVEELIDFVTAPA, encoded by the coding sequence ATGCGCCCACCCGCCTCCCACCACCGCCCTTCCCCCGAGGGCCCTTCGGGCCCGCGCCCTCGTGCGTACTCCGCCGACCTGACTCCTCCCTGGAAGAAGCCGAAGCCGGTCCCGGAGGTCGCGGCCGACCCAGGGCTGGTGGTCGAGGAGGCCGGTACCGGGTTCTGCGGGGCGGTGATCCGCTGCGAGGCCGGCACGGTGACCCTGGAGGACCGCTTCGGCAAGCACCGGGTGTTCCCGCTGGAGCCGCGCGGCTTCCTGCTGGAGGGCGGGGTGGTCACCCTGGTGCGGCCCGCCGCGGGCCCGGTACGGCCCACCCGCACCGCCTCCGGCTCGGTCGCCGTGCCCGGCGCACGCGCGCGCGTGGCCCGCGCCGGCCGCATCTACGTCGAGGGCCGGCACGACGCCGAGCTGGTCGAGCGGGTCTGGGGCGACGACCTGCGCATCGAGGGCGTGGTCGTGGAGTACCTGGAGGGCGTCGACGACCTGCCGTCGATCGTGGCCGAGTTCGCGCCGGGCCCGGACGCGCGGCTGGGCGTGCTCGTGGACCACCTGGTGCCGGGCACGAAGGAGTGGCGCATCGCCGAGTCGGTGACGAGCGGACACGCGCTGGTGGTCGGCCACCCGTACATCGACATCTGGCAGGCGGTGAAGCCGTCGTCCCTGGGGATCGCGGGCTGGCCGACGGTACCGCGCGGCCAGGACTGGAAGACGGGCGTGTGCCGGGCCCTGGGCTGGCCGGAGAACACGGGCGCCGCCTGGCAGTCGATCCTGTCCCGGGTGCGGTCCTACAAGGACCTGGAGCCGGAGCTGCTGGGCCGCGTGGAGGAACTGATCGACTTCGTCACGGCGCCGGCGTGA
- a CDS encoding MBL fold metallo-hydrolase yields MTVTWEDLGWERLAAGVGRCRLPGWDCTVGLVLSGSTALMVDAGSSLAEGARLRSAAQELSRGRVTHLALTHPHFDHVFGAAAFAGAEVYAAVGVDAVFTHEREELRLDAVRNGLAVADADEAVDALAPPRHLVSGEWTLDLGEGRQALLANVGPGHTAHDLAVLVPASVSGGPEVVFCGDLVEESGEPQAGPDAVTSRWPAALDRLLALGGEDALYVPGHGAVVDAGFVRRQREALATRFGVS; encoded by the coding sequence ATGACGGTGACTTGGGAAGACCTGGGATGGGAACGGCTGGCCGCCGGTGTCGGACGGTGCCGGCTGCCCGGCTGGGACTGCACGGTGGGCCTGGTGCTGAGCGGGAGCACGGCGCTGATGGTGGACGCCGGTTCCAGCCTCGCCGAGGGGGCGCGGCTGCGCTCCGCGGCCCAGGAGCTGTCCCGTGGACGTGTGACACATCTCGCGCTCACCCATCCCCACTTCGACCACGTCTTCGGGGCGGCCGCGTTCGCCGGGGCCGAGGTGTACGCGGCGGTCGGCGTCGACGCGGTGTTCACCCACGAGCGCGAGGAACTGCGCCTGGACGCGGTCCGCAACGGTCTGGCGGTGGCGGACGCGGACGAGGCGGTCGACGCGCTGGCCCCGCCCCGGCACCTGGTCTCCGGCGAGTGGACCCTGGACCTCGGTGAGGGCCGACAGGCGCTGCTGGCCAACGTGGGCCCCGGTCACACCGCGCACGACCTGGCGGTCCTGGTCCCGGCGAGCGTGTCCGGCGGGCCGGAGGTGGTGTTCTGCGGCGATCTGGTCGAGGAGTCCGGCGAGCCCCAGGCGGGCCCGGACGCCGTCACCTCGCGGTGGCCGGCCGCGCTCGACCGGCTGCTGGCGCTCGGCGGCGAGGACGCGCTGTACGTGCCCGGTCACGGAGCGGTGGTCGACGCGGGCTTCGTACGACGTCAACGCGAGGCCCTGGCCACGCGTTTCGGCGTGTCGTGA
- the hrcA gene encoding heat-inducible transcriptional repressor HrcA yields the protein MLSERRLQVLRAIVQDYVGTEEPVGSKALTERHSLGVSPATVRNDMAALEDEGYIAQPHTSAGRIPTDKGYRLFVDKLAGVKPMTGPERRAIQNFLEGAVDLDDVVARTVRLLAQLTRQVAVVQYPSLTRSTVRHVELLSLAPARVMLVLITDTGRVEQRMVDCPAPFGEASLADLRARLNSRVAGRRFTDVPRLVEDLPEGFDVDDRGTVSTVLSTLLETLVEENEERLMIGGTANLTRFGHDFPLVIRPVLEALEEQVVLLKLLGEAKDPGVTVRIGHENAHEGLNSTSVVSVGYGSGGEAVAKLGVVGPTRMDYPGTMGAVRAVARYVGQILAES from the coding sequence ATGCTGAGTGAACGCAGGCTTCAGGTACTGCGCGCCATCGTCCAGGACTACGTGGGCACCGAGGAGCCGGTGGGTTCCAAGGCGCTCACCGAGCGGCACAGCCTCGGCGTCTCCCCGGCCACCGTCCGCAACGACATGGCGGCCCTGGAGGACGAGGGGTACATCGCGCAGCCGCACACCAGTGCCGGGCGCATCCCCACCGACAAGGGCTACCGGCTGTTCGTGGACAAGCTCGCGGGCGTGAAGCCGATGACCGGGCCCGAGCGGCGGGCGATCCAGAACTTCCTGGAGGGCGCCGTCGACCTCGACGACGTCGTCGCGCGGACGGTGCGGCTGCTGGCGCAGCTGACCCGGCAGGTCGCGGTCGTGCAGTACCCGTCGCTGACCCGGTCCACCGTCCGGCACGTGGAGCTGCTCTCGCTCGCCCCCGCGCGCGTGATGCTCGTGCTGATCACGGACACCGGCCGGGTCGAGCAGCGGATGGTCGACTGCCCGGCGCCGTTCGGCGAGGCCTCACTGGCGGATCTGCGGGCGCGGCTGAACAGCCGGGTCGCCGGCCGCCGGTTCACGGACGTGCCGCGACTGGTCGAGGACCTCCCGGAAGGCTTCGACGTCGACGATCGCGGTACGGTCTCCACGGTGCTCTCCACCCTTCTGGAGACACTGGTCGAGGAGAACGAGGAGCGGTTGATGATCGGCGGTACCGCCAATCTCACCCGCTTCGGGCACGACTTCCCCCTCGTGATCCGGCCCGTCCTGGAGGCACTGGAGGAGCAGGTCGTGCTCCTCAAGCTCCTGGGCGAGGCGAAGGACCCCGGCGTGACCGTGCGCATCGGCCACGAGAACGCCCATGAAGGACTCAACTCCACGTCCGTCGTGTCGGTCGGCTACGGTTCGGGCGGCGAGGCGGTTGCCAAGCTCGGCGTGGTCGGACCGACCCGCATGGACTACCCGGGAACGATGGGAGCGGTACGCGCAGTGGCACGGTACGTCGGACAGATCCTGGCGGAGTCGTAA
- the dnaJ gene encoding molecular chaperone DnaJ has product MATDYYAVLGVRRDASQDEIKKAFRRLARELHPDVNPDPKTQERFKEINAAYEVLSDPQKKQVYDLGGDPLSQSGGAGAGGFGAGGFGNFSDIMDAFFGTASQRGPRSRTRRGQDAMIRIDVELDEAAFGTTKDIQVDTAVVCNTCNGEGAAPGTSAQTCDMCRGRGEVSQVTRSFLGQVMTSRPCPQCQGFGTVVPTPCPECAGDGRVRSRRTLTVKIPAGVDNGTRIQLAGEGEVGPGGGPAGDLYVEIHELPHSTFQRRGDDLHCTVTIPMTAAALGTKVPLETLDGMEEVDIRPGTQSGQSIPLHNRGVTHLRGGGRGDLIVHVEVTTPTKLDPEQERLLRELAKLRGEERPQGQFQPGQQGLFSRLKDAFNGR; this is encoded by the coding sequence GTGGCCACGGACTACTACGCCGTTCTCGGCGTGCGCCGCGACGCGTCGCAGGATGAGATCAAGAAGGCGTTCCGTCGGCTCGCGCGCGAGCTGCACCCGGACGTCAACCCGGATCCGAAGACCCAGGAGCGGTTCAAGGAGATCAACGCCGCCTACGAGGTGCTGTCGGACCCGCAGAAGAAGCAGGTCTACGACCTCGGCGGCGACCCGCTCTCCCAGTCGGGCGGCGCGGGTGCGGGCGGCTTCGGGGCCGGTGGCTTCGGCAACTTCTCGGACATCATGGACGCGTTCTTCGGTACGGCGTCGCAGCGCGGGCCGCGCTCGCGCACCCGGCGCGGCCAGGACGCGATGATCCGGATCGACGTCGAGCTGGACGAGGCGGCCTTCGGCACGACCAAGGACATCCAGGTCGACACCGCGGTCGTCTGCAACACCTGCAACGGCGAGGGCGCGGCCCCCGGCACGTCCGCCCAGACGTGTGACATGTGCCGCGGCCGGGGCGAGGTCTCCCAGGTCACCCGGTCCTTCCTGGGCCAGGTCATGACCTCCCGTCCCTGCCCCCAGTGCCAGGGCTTCGGCACGGTCGTGCCGACCCCGTGCCCGGAGTGCGCCGGTGACGGCCGGGTCCGCTCGCGCCGCACGCTGACCGTCAAGATCCCGGCCGGTGTCGACAACGGCACCCGCATCCAGCTCGCGGGCGAGGGCGAGGTCGGCCCGGGCGGCGGTCCGGCCGGTGACCTGTACGTCGAGATCCACGAGCTGCCGCACTCGACGTTCCAGCGGCGCGGCGACGACCTGCACTGCACGGTCACGATCCCGATGACCGCGGCGGCCCTCGGCACCAAGGTGCCGCTGGAGACCCTGGACGGCATGGAGGAGGTCGACATCCGGCCCGGCACCCAGTCCGGCCAGTCGATCCCGCTGCACAACCGGGGCGTCACGCATCTGCGCGGCGGCGGCCGGGGCGACCTGATCGTGCACGTCGAGGTCACGACCCCGACCAAGCTCGACCCCGAGCAGGAACGGCTCCTGCGGGAGCTGGCCAAGCTCCGCGGCGAGGAACGCCCCCAGGGCCAGTTCCAGCCGGGTCAGCAGGGGTTGTTCTCCCGGTTGAAGGACGCCTTCAACGGGCGCTGA
- a CDS encoding nitronate monooxygenase — protein MSSALTDLFPHPIVQAPMAGGGSVPQLAAAVSEAGGLGFLAAGYKTADGMYQEIKQLRGLTSRPFGVNVFMPQSEYAESGAVEVYAHQLAGEAAWYETELGDPDSGRDDGYEVKLAVLLDNPVPVVSFHFGVPSREALDALRRVGTLTLVTATTAEEARAVERAGADAVIAQGVEAGGHQGTHRDIPENDGSGIGLLSLIAQIREAVRIPVVAAGGIMRGGQIAAVLAAGADAAQLGTAFLATPESGAPAPHKQALTDPLFARTELTRAFSGRPARGLVNRFVREHGPYAPAAYPEIHHLTAPLRKAAAKAADAQGMALWAGQGHRLARELPAGRLVEVLAAELAEARTALSNLPGTGGERR, from the coding sequence ATGTCCTCCGCGCTGACCGATCTCTTCCCTCACCCGATCGTGCAGGCCCCCATGGCGGGCGGCGGTTCCGTCCCGCAGCTCGCCGCAGCCGTCTCCGAGGCCGGCGGCCTCGGGTTCCTCGCCGCCGGGTACAAGACGGCCGACGGCATGTACCAGGAGATCAAGCAGCTGCGGGGGCTCACGAGCCGGCCCTTCGGTGTGAACGTGTTCATGCCCCAGTCCGAGTACGCCGAGTCCGGCGCCGTGGAGGTCTACGCCCACCAGCTGGCCGGGGAGGCCGCCTGGTACGAGACCGAGCTGGGCGACCCGGACAGCGGACGGGACGACGGCTACGAGGTCAAGCTCGCCGTGCTCCTGGACAACCCGGTCCCGGTGGTGTCCTTCCACTTCGGCGTGCCGAGCCGTGAGGCGCTCGACGCGCTGCGCCGGGTCGGCACCCTCACCCTGGTCACCGCCACCACCGCCGAGGAGGCCCGCGCGGTCGAGCGGGCCGGGGCGGACGCGGTGATCGCGCAGGGCGTCGAGGCGGGCGGCCACCAGGGCACGCACCGGGACATTCCGGAGAACGACGGGTCCGGCATCGGGCTGCTGTCGCTGATCGCGCAGATCCGTGAGGCCGTGCGCATCCCGGTCGTCGCCGCGGGCGGCATCATGCGCGGCGGCCAGATAGCCGCCGTCCTCGCGGCGGGCGCCGACGCGGCCCAGCTCGGCACCGCCTTCCTCGCCACCCCCGAGTCGGGCGCTCCCGCGCCCCACAAACAGGCACTCACCGACCCGCTGTTCGCGCGTACCGAACTGACCCGCGCCTTCTCCGGCCGGCCGGCGCGCGGACTGGTCAACCGCTTCGTACGCGAGCACGGCCCCTACGCCCCCGCCGCCTACCCCGAGATCCACCACCTCACCGCCCCGCTGCGCAAGGCCGCCGCCAAGGCCGCGGACGCGCAGGGCATGGCGCTGTGGGCGGGCCAGGGCCACCGGCTGGCCCGGGAGCTGCCCGCCGGGCGGCTGGTGGAGGTGCTGGCCGCCGAACTCGCCGAGGCCAGGACAGCGTTGTCGAACCTGCCCGGAACCGGAGGTGAGCGGCGATGA
- a CDS encoding 16S rRNA (uracil(1498)-N(3))-methyltransferase, with protein sequence MTAPVFVVDRLEGVGPEFVLDGPEGRHAVSVKRLRPGEDVVLTDGCGHWAEGVVKAAEGKDRLVVADLAPVREEPPAAPRITVVQALPKGDRGELAVETMTEVGVDAIVPWQASRCITQWKGDRGLKALGKWRATAREAGKQSRRVRFPEVADAATTRQVGALLAGADFAAVLHESGDERLATAELPAAGEIMLVVGPEGGVSPEELALFAEAGARPYVLGPTVLRTSTAGTAAAALLLGRTGRWS encoded by the coding sequence ATGACCGCACCCGTCTTCGTCGTGGACCGACTCGAGGGGGTCGGCCCGGAGTTCGTGCTCGACGGCCCCGAGGGCCGGCACGCGGTATCGGTGAAGCGGCTGCGGCCGGGCGAGGACGTGGTCCTCACCGACGGGTGCGGCCACTGGGCCGAGGGCGTCGTCAAGGCGGCCGAGGGCAAGGACCGGCTGGTGGTCGCCGACCTGGCGCCCGTCCGCGAGGAACCCCCGGCCGCCCCGCGGATCACTGTCGTCCAGGCCCTGCCCAAGGGTGACCGGGGCGAACTCGCCGTGGAGACCATGACCGAGGTCGGCGTCGACGCGATCGTGCCCTGGCAGGCGTCCCGCTGCATCACCCAGTGGAAGGGCGACCGGGGCCTGAAGGCCCTCGGCAAGTGGCGGGCCACGGCCCGGGAGGCCGGCAAGCAGTCCCGCCGGGTCCGCTTCCCCGAGGTCGCGGACGCGGCGACGACCCGGCAGGTCGGCGCGCTGCTGGCCGGCGCGGACTTCGCGGCCGTCCTGCACGAGAGCGGCGACGAACGCCTGGCCACCGCCGAACTGCCGGCCGCCGGTGAGATCATGTTGGTCGTCGGGCCCGAAGGCGGCGTATCCCCAGAGGAGTTGGCGTTGTTCGCGGAGGCGGGCGCCAGGCCCTACGTGCTCGGCCCCACCGTGCTGCGCACATCCACCGCCGGCACCGCCGCCGCGGCCCTCCTGCTGGGCCGCACCGGCCGCTGGTCCTGA